A window of Candidatus Binatia bacterium contains these coding sequences:
- a CDS encoding enoyl-CoA hydratase-related protein — protein MADVEFQNENGVLWITLNRPEQMGALTSEMRDQIVEQIWAARDDTAVRALVITGKGKGFCTGADLSGGAPPTPWVGRTRFMMRTGSQKLLRAIWEIEKPVICAVNGTAAGLGAHIAFVSDLIVAAEGARFIEVFARRGIALDAMGGFILPRILPLAKAKELVFFGDQITAEEAKDLGVVNKVVPVEELEAATREWAERLAVGPTFAIGISKRLLNRGTEVDLETSLDDEATMQALVVGSEDAQEGINSFRERRKPAFKGN, from the coding sequence ATGGCAGATGTCGAGTTTCAAAATGAAAATGGAGTCCTCTGGATTACTCTCAATCGCCCCGAGCAGATGGGAGCGCTGACCTCGGAGATGCGTGACCAGATCGTGGAGCAGATCTGGGCCGCCCGGGACGATACCGCCGTCCGGGCGCTGGTCATCACCGGCAAGGGCAAAGGGTTTTGCACGGGTGCCGACCTTTCGGGGGGCGCGCCGCCGACACCATGGGTTGGGCGAACGCGGTTCATGATGCGGACCGGATCGCAGAAGCTGCTGCGGGCGATCTGGGAGATCGAGAAACCCGTGATCTGCGCGGTCAACGGAACTGCCGCAGGGCTGGGTGCCCATATCGCCTTTGTCAGCGATTTGATCGTGGCGGCCGAAGGCGCACGTTTCATCGAAGTCTTTGCCCGGCGCGGGATTGCGCTGGATGCGATGGGCGGCTTTATCCTGCCGCGGATTCTGCCTCTGGCGAAAGCCAAGGAGTTGGTATTCTTCGGAGATCAGATCACCGCGGAGGAAGCCAAGGATCTGGGCGTCGTCAACAAGGTCGTGCCGGTCGAGGAGTTGGAGGCGGCGACCCGGGAATGGGCCGAGCGTCTGGCCGTAGGGCCGACCTTCGCCATCGGAATTTCCAAGCGATTGCTCAATCGAGGGACCGAAGTCGATCTGGAGACCAGCCTGGATGACGAAGCGACCATGCAGGCGTTGGTGGTTGGATCCGAGGATGCACAAGAGGGGATCAATTCCTTTCGGGAGCGTCGCAAGCCGGCCTTCAAGGGGAATTGA